In Rhinolophus sinicus isolate RSC01 chromosome X, ASM3656204v1, whole genome shotgun sequence, a single genomic region encodes these proteins:
- the ATP6AP2 gene encoding renin receptor, giving the protein MAVLVVLLSLLVAGVLGNEFSILRSPGSVVFRDGNWPIPGERIPDVAALSMGFSVKEDLSWPGLAVGNLFHRPRATIMVMVKGVDKLALPPGSVISYPLENAVPFSLDSVANSIHSLFSEETPVVLQLAPSEERVYMVGKANSVFEDLSVTLRQLRNRLFQENSVLSSLPLNSLSRNNEVDLLFLSELQVLHDISSLLSRHKHLAKDHSPDLYSLELAGLDEIGKHYGEDSEQLRDASKILVDVLQKFADDMYSLYGGNAVVELVTVKSFDTSLVRKTRTILEAKDQKNPPNPYNLAYKYNLEYPVIFNMVLWIMIALALAVIITSYNIWNMDPGYDSIIYRMTNQKIRMD; this is encoded by the exons GTGTTTTGGGGAACGAGTTTAGTATATTAAGGTCACCAGGGTCTGTTGTTTTCCGGGATGGAAATTGGCCTATACCAGGAGAGCGAATCCCAGATGTGGCTGCATTATCCATGGGCTTCTCTGTGAAAGAA GACCTTTCTTGGCCAGGACTTGCGGTGGGTAACCTGTTCCATCGTCCTAGGGCTACCATTATGGTAATGGTAAAGGGAGTGGACAAACTCGCTCTGCCCCCAGGCAGCGTCATTTCATACCCTTTGGAGAAT GCAGTTCCTTTTAGTCTTGACAGCGTTGCAAATTCCATTCACTCCTTATTTTCTGAAGAAACTCCTGTGGTTTTGCAGTTGGCTCCCAGTGAGGAA AGAGTGTATATGGTGGGGAAGGCAAACTCAGTTTTTGAAGATCTTTCAGTAACGTTACGACAGCTCCGCAATCGCCTATTTCAAGAAAACTCTGTGCTCAGTTCTCTTCCCCTCAATTCTCTGAGTAGGAACAATGAA GTTGATCTGctctttctttctgaactgcAAGTTCTGCATGATATTTCAAGTTTG TTGTCTCGACATAAACATCTAGCCAAGGACCATTCTCCTGATTTATATTCACTGGAGCTGGCGGGTTTGGATGaaattggaaaacattatggGGAAGACTCTGAACAACTCAGAGATGCTTCTAAGATCCTTGTTGATGTTCTGCAAAAG tttgcagatgacatgtatAGTCTTTATGGTGGGAATGCAGTGGTAGAGCTGGTGACTGTCAAGTCATTTGACACGTCCCTGGTGAGGAAGACAAGGACCATCCTCGAGGCAAAGGACCAG aagAACCCACCAAATCCCTATAACCTTGCATATAAGTATAATTTGGAGTATCCAGTGATTTTCAACATGGTACTTTGGATAATGATCGCCTTGGCCTTGGCTGTGATTATCACCTCTTACAATATTTGGAACATGGATCCTGGATATGATAGCATCATTTATAGGATGACAAACCAGAAGATTCGAATGGATTGA